From one Nocardioides scoriae genomic stretch:
- a CDS encoding GNAT family N-acetyltransferase, with product MSDLRLRPITPADHADVLALNERHVELLAPLDEPRLVQLLGWADRALVLDVDGRFAGFVLTFTDGSAYDGENFGWFSERHDHLAYLDRVVIHDDFRRRGLATALYDDLEAATDRPVLALEVNLDPPNEPSLAFHRARGYVEVGHRESGGHLVSMMVKDLSAPTDDPA from the coding sequence GTGAGCGACCTGCGGCTGCGGCCGATCACCCCCGCCGACCACGCCGACGTGCTCGCGCTCAACGAGCGCCACGTCGAGCTGCTCGCCCCGCTCGACGAGCCCCGGCTGGTGCAGCTGCTCGGCTGGGCCGACCGGGCGCTGGTGCTCGACGTCGACGGCCGGTTCGCCGGCTTCGTGCTCACCTTCACCGACGGGTCGGCGTACGACGGGGAGAACTTCGGGTGGTTCTCCGAGCGCCACGACCACCTGGCCTACCTCGACCGGGTCGTGATCCACGACGACTTCCGGCGACGGGGCCTCGCGACCGCGCTGTACGACGACCTCGAGGCCGCCACCGACCGCCCGGTGCTGGCCCTGGAGGTCAACCTCGACCCGCCCAACGAGCCGTCGCTGGCCTTCCACCGCGCCCGCGGCTACGTCGAGGTCGGGCATCGCGAGTCCGGCGGCCACCTGGTCTCGATGATGGTCAAGGACCTGTCGGCGCCGACCGACGACCCGGCCTGA